The region TTAGGGGCGATCGCCCTTATTTGGAGAAAATTAGAGCAAAAATCAACCAATATCTGGATAAATACTTAAAAAACCTCAATTTTGAGCAAGGAGAGCTTGATAATGATGAAAACAACGATTTCCTGATTATTGGTAATGGTCAACTATATCATCTAATTAAAACTGAAGATAACCAATCCATCCAATTAACCCATACCCAATTTTTGGATTTTACCAACGCCCTCGAAGGGTTTTATCTTGATTTCCGAGACAATGAAAATAAAGTTTATTCCCCCTTTGCCCCCTTTAAAAGTATTGTGGGTATAAGTGCGATCGCCCTTATCCTTGTGGGTGGATTTTGGTGGTACAATCGTACTGTTATCAGCGAGGAAACAGAAGAAGAAATCGAAACCGCCACGGAAAACGATTTTCCACAATTACCAGAGGTGTTGCCC is a window of Cyanobacterium stanieri LEGE 03274 DNA encoding:
- a CDS encoding DUF4335 domain-containing protein encodes the protein MSKESLYKSYTPPTCTLNIYNPPSFLPLKGQSLAPDYTFELSFDDPRMPSEDLVMVRGDRPYLEKIRAKINQYLDKYLKNLNFEQGELDNDENNDFLIIGNGQLYHLIKTEDNQSIQLTHTQFLDFTNALEGFYLDFRDNENKVYSPFAPFKSIVGISAIALILVGGFWWYNRTVISEETEEEIETATENDFPQLPEVLPPTPIDRDSLPPITLPDVPENLLQREPLQPPTGDIPLPPNEFPAPPN